Proteins encoded within one genomic window of Spiribacter curvatus:
- the trxB gene encoding thioredoxin-disulfide reductase produces the protein MSEARHCRLLILGSGPAGYTAAVYAARANLEPVLVTGLEMGGQLTTTTDVDNWPGDVSGLQGPDLMERMRQHAERFGTDIVFDHIHTAELGERPVRLVGDSGEYTADALVISTGASAMYLGLDSESQFMGKGVSACATCDGFFYRNQDVAVIGGGNTALEEALYLSNIARHVTIVHRRDQFRGEKILHDKVQKRVESGNISIRWNSTLDEVLGDETGVTGARLKSTVDGRTDDLALTGVFIAIGHRPNTELFQGQLDMSGGYIRVHSGLDGNATATSQPGVFASGDVMDHVYRQAITSAGSGCMAALDAERYLDTLESNE, from the coding sequence ATGTCCGAAGCGCGCCATTGCCGCTTGCTGATCCTCGGCTCGGGGCCGGCTGGCTATACCGCTGCCGTCTACGCCGCCCGTGCCAATCTCGAGCCGGTTCTTGTGACCGGGCTGGAGATGGGCGGTCAGTTGACCACCACAACCGATGTCGACAACTGGCCCGGCGACGTCTCCGGGCTGCAGGGCCCCGATCTCATGGAGCGGATGCGCCAGCACGCCGAGCGGTTCGGCACGGATATCGTCTTTGATCATATCCATACCGCCGAATTGGGCGAGCGTCCGGTGAGGCTGGTTGGTGACAGCGGCGAGTACACTGCCGACGCACTCGTGATCTCCACCGGCGCCTCAGCCATGTATCTGGGCCTCGACTCCGAGAGCCAGTTCATGGGCAAGGGCGTTTCCGCCTGCGCCACCTGTGATGGTTTCTTCTACCGCAACCAGGATGTTGCCGTGATCGGTGGCGGTAATACCGCGCTGGAAGAGGCGCTCTATCTGTCCAACATCGCCCGCCATGTCACGATCGTCCATCGCCGGGATCAGTTCCGTGGCGAAAAGATTCTGCACGACAAGGTCCAAAAGCGCGTTGAGTCGGGGAATATCAGTATTCGCTGGAACAGCACGCTCGACGAGGTTCTCGGGGATGAGACCGGTGTGACCGGGGCGAGGCTCAAGAGTACGGTGGATGGCCGGACCGACGATCTCGCGCTTACTGGCGTATTCATAGCCATCGGTCACCGCCCCAATACCGAGCTTTTCCAGGGCCAGCTCGACATGAGCGGTGGATATATCCGTGTACACAGCGGCCTGGATGGTAACGCGACGGCGACGAGTCAGCCGGGAGTATTCGCCTCGGGCGACGTCATGGACCACGTCTACCGTCAGGCCATCACCTCCGCCGGCAGCGGCTGCATGGCCGCGCTGGACGCGGAGCGCTACCTCGACACCCTCGAATCCAACGAGTGA
- a CDS encoding AmpG family muropeptide MFS transporter: MEQTTRSGRWREAITVYRRPSVLAMLFLGFSAGLPFMLVFATLSAWLREMDVSRSAIGFFSWVGITYSIKFIWSPVIDRVPLPALTRYLGRRRAWILLGQLGIATGLTGMAFADPAAGLLPVALLALLVAFSSATQDVAIDAFRIECDIDRFQGALAAAYQLGYRVAILASYTGALYLADLLNWRAAYLTMAALMGIGMLTVLLRPEPVREIDRLRRGDDAHARAFIARHPQMPGWLRQTIAWLLSAVVAPVREFFSRFGRFALVMLALVASFRITDIAMASMANPLYIDLGYSKAVIANVSGAWGLGMTIVGALLGGSLTARFGIMRPLLGGACLAAVTNLLFAWMAGQGGATSALVLTISADNLSGGIAGSVFIAWLSSLTNTSYTATQYALFSSLMTLPGKFLSGFGGMVVDAINYPTFFVISALMGLPAVGLIVIIMRRESARGTLDAVTRDGGK, encoded by the coding sequence ATGGAGCAAACCACTCGAAGCGGGCGCTGGCGCGAGGCAATCACGGTCTACCGCCGGCCCAGTGTCCTCGCGATGCTGTTTCTCGGGTTCTCGGCCGGACTGCCGTTCATGCTCGTGTTCGCCACACTCAGCGCCTGGCTGCGGGAGATGGATGTCAGCCGCTCGGCCATTGGTTTTTTCAGCTGGGTCGGCATCACCTACTCGATCAAGTTCATCTGGTCGCCGGTCATCGACCGTGTCCCCCTGCCCGCACTGACCCGATACCTGGGCCGCCGCCGGGCCTGGATCCTGCTCGGACAGCTCGGCATCGCCACCGGCCTGACCGGGATGGCCTTCGCCGATCCGGCGGCGGGACTCCTGCCGGTGGCACTACTCGCGCTGCTGGTGGCGTTTTCTTCAGCGACACAGGATGTCGCCATAGACGCGTTCCGCATTGAATGCGATATCGACCGCTTCCAGGGCGCACTGGCCGCGGCTTACCAGCTCGGTTACCGCGTCGCCATCCTCGCCTCCTACACCGGAGCCCTCTATCTCGCTGATCTGCTCAACTGGCGGGCAGCCTACCTCACCATGGCCGCGTTGATGGGCATTGGTATGCTGACCGTCCTGCTGCGACCGGAACCCGTCCGCGAGATCGATCGGCTCCGACGTGGCGATGATGCACACGCTCGGGCATTCATCGCCCGGCACCCGCAGATGCCGGGATGGCTGCGACAGACAATCGCCTGGCTGCTGAGCGCCGTGGTCGCGCCGGTGCGCGAGTTTTTCAGCCGCTTCGGGCGCTTCGCCCTGGTGATGCTGGCGCTGGTGGCGAGTTTTCGAATCACCGATATCGCCATGGCCAGTATGGCCAATCCGCTCTACATCGACCTTGGCTACAGCAAGGCGGTGATCGCCAATGTCAGCGGTGCCTGGGGCCTGGGCATGACCATTGTGGGCGCTCTGCTGGGTGGATCACTGACAGCGCGCTTCGGCATCATGCGCCCGCTGCTGGGCGGTGCCTGTCTCGCCGCTGTCACCAATCTGCTGTTCGCGTGGATGGCCGGCCAGGGCGGCGCGACCTCCGCCCTGGTGCTCACCATCAGCGCCGACAACCTCTCCGGCGGCATCGCCGGCTCAGTGTTCATCGCCTGGCTGTCGAGCCTGACCAACACGAGCTACACCGCCACGCAGTACGCCCTTTTCAGCTCGCTCATGACGCTACCCGGCAAGTTTCTGAGCGGATTTGGCGGTATGGTGGTCGACGCCATCAACTATCCGACCTTCTTCGTCATCTCAGCGCTCATGGGACTACCGGCAGTGGGCCTGATCGTCATCATCATGCGCCGCGAATCCGCACGCGGCACCCTAGACGCTGTCACACGTGACGGTGGAAAATAG
- a CDS encoding ABC transporter substrate-binding protein, translating to MVTVLRRHGLIGMLILVGLVATPVAPAATAAEPPQRVVSMNLCTDQLAMLVAGPDQLISVSALAQDPANSAMADVAGQYPVNHGRAEEIHLLEPDLVIAGRFSAGTTVSMLRRLDIPVVVFDPATSLADVRRNLRRMGEVLGRPERADQHIEAFDRRLAAIRALERDETDTDTALYFPNGYTRGDDTLIGDIVEAAGLRNMAAEMGIENGAYLPLERLVLATPDRVITASRGPGYSRSQAVMQHPVLDEIARFGVHRGLGNAEWVCGTPHVLDAVARIAALSGARAAVVE from the coding sequence ATGGTGACTGTATTGAGACGCCATGGGCTGATCGGGATGCTTATCCTGGTCGGCCTCGTCGCCACGCCGGTCGCGCCGGCAGCGACGGCCGCTGAGCCGCCCCAGCGGGTTGTCTCCATGAACCTGTGCACCGACCAGCTCGCCATGTTGGTGGCTGGGCCGGACCAGCTGATCTCGGTATCGGCGCTGGCGCAGGATCCGGCCAACTCGGCGATGGCGGATGTGGCCGGGCAGTATCCCGTCAACCATGGCCGGGCCGAGGAGATCCATCTCCTCGAGCCTGATCTGGTGATTGCCGGGCGCTTCAGCGCCGGGACGACCGTGTCGATGCTGCGGCGGCTCGACATCCCGGTCGTGGTGTTCGACCCTGCGACCTCGCTCGCCGATGTGCGGCGCAATCTCCGTCGTATGGGCGAGGTGCTGGGTCGGCCCGAGCGGGCGGATCAGCATATCGAGGCGTTCGATCGCCGGCTGGCGGCGATCCGTGCCCTCGAGCGAGATGAGACGGATACCGATACCGCTCTCTACTTCCCCAACGGCTATACACGCGGCGATGACACCCTCATTGGCGATATCGTCGAGGCAGCGGGGCTTCGTAATATGGCCGCAGAGATGGGGATTGAGAATGGGGCCTACCTGCCGCTGGAGCGGCTGGTGCTGGCAACGCCGGACCGGGTGATTACGGCCAGTCGCGGTCCCGGCTATTCGCGTTCGCAGGCTGTGATGCAGCATCCCGTCCTCGATGAAATTGCCCGATTTGGTGTCCATCGCGGGTTGGGCAATGCCGAGTGGGTGTGTGGCACGCCGCATGTGCTCGATGCAGTGGCGCGGATCGCCGCACTGTCTGGGGCCCGGGCCGCGGTGGTGGAATGA
- a CDS encoding exodeoxyribonuclease III, whose amino-acid sequence MTLSIMTANLNGIRAAQRKGFFDWLDAERPDVLCIQETKAQQAQLEGGPYFPAGYHAAFADAERKGYSGVAVYSLQEPDAYHKGIGIEEIDREGRWLEARFGNLSVVSFYMPSGSSGEHRQGIKDAFMEPLLERLKAMAADGREYVIGGDWNIAHTWQDLKNWRSNRRNSGFLPHEREWMDRLLGEAGFVDAFRQVNAAADEYTWWSFRGQAWANNTGWRIDYQITTPGIGARVHDARVHRADRFSDHAPLTIEYDWPG is encoded by the coding sequence ATGACACTGAGCATCATGACCGCGAACCTCAATGGTATCCGCGCCGCGCAGCGAAAAGGGTTTTTCGACTGGCTTGACGCCGAGCGCCCGGATGTCCTGTGTATTCAGGAAACCAAGGCCCAGCAGGCGCAGCTTGAGGGCGGGCCGTACTTCCCGGCCGGCTATCACGCCGCCTTTGCCGATGCCGAGCGCAAGGGCTACAGCGGTGTGGCGGTGTATAGCCTGCAGGAGCCGGACGCCTACCATAAGGGCATTGGCATTGAGGAAATCGATCGCGAAGGCCGATGGCTGGAAGCCCGCTTCGGCAATCTAAGCGTTGTCTCGTTCTACATGCCCTCGGGGAGCTCCGGCGAGCATCGCCAGGGTATCAAGGATGCGTTCATGGAGCCGCTGCTCGAGCGGCTGAAAGCGATGGCGGCGGATGGGCGCGAATACGTCATCGGCGGTGACTGGAACATCGCCCATACCTGGCAGGATCTGAAGAACTGGCGATCCAACCGCAGGAACTCGGGCTTTCTGCCCCATGAGCGCGAGTGGATGGATCGGCTCCTCGGCGAGGCGGGTTTCGTCGACGCCTTCCGTCAGGTCAATGCCGCCGCCGATGAATACACCTGGTGGTCATTCCGCGGACAGGCCTGGGCCAACAACACCGGATGGCGGATCGACTATCAGATCACCACGCCGGGTATTGGCGCGCGGGTCCATGATGCCCGCGTCCATCGCGCTGACCGGTTCTCCGACCACGCGCCGCTGACCATCGAGTACGACTGGCCGGGTTAG
- the ppc gene encoding phosphoenolpyruvate carboxylase, producing the protein MSENRSDAPLREDIRQLGGLLGSTIHEQSGAHVYETVEEIRGLAKSARAGDEAAARALEKRLGELPDEMIVPVVRAFSQFLNLANIAEQHHRIRRSRAWVRDTQTGPLRGSLEEFFKRMEASGNNDSLHETVASLDIELVLTAHPTEVMRRSLLQKYNHIAELLGDGDRLDPTPEEIEEVHQSLKREITAAWETDEIRRRRPAPQDEARWGLAVIEQTLWDVVPHFLRRLDRNLQRQTGKPLALDAAPIHFGSWMGGDRDGNPRVTSTVTREVCLLNRWKAVELYERQINELVEELSLQCASDELRGWVGDAWEPYRTALKAVRDRLVATRHGSPPPPPGGGVGPGATRHWLDARLAGRRPTDGLIYWRTDELREPLMICYRSLHESGAGMIAEGRLKDLLRRLSVFGLTLMRVDIRQESTRHTDALNALTEALGIGSYAVWDEQERQRFLIRELGSRRPLIPRDFEPDEEVAEVLDTCRVIAEMGSDSLGAYVISMASKPSDILGVKLLQKEVGVRSPLRVVPLFETLTDLQGAQTCLEQLIDIDWYREHIDGVQEVMIGYSDSGKDASHLTAAWALYQTQEQLVETARRQGINLKLFHGRGGSIGRGGGPTHAAILSQPPGSVDGRLRVTEQGEVIQAKFGLPGIAERNLELYITAVAEATLVPPNPPESGWREIMDRLAERSCEVYRDMVRETPEFIEYFRHATPEHEISHLAIGSRPARRKPTQGVESLRAIPWIFAWTQTRLLLPAWLGAGSALAESLDAGRRDTLHHMYEAWPFFRAFIDMMEMVLAKSDPAVSAWYDARLVPQALHGLGEGLRERHAETRHTVLEVSQHDEPLDDAPVVQRSVGLRNPYVDPLNLLQVELLDRVRHGHEEDLRDALMICINGIAAGMRNTG; encoded by the coding sequence ATGAGTGAAAACCGCAGCGACGCGCCATTGCGCGAGGACATCCGCCAGTTGGGCGGGCTCCTGGGTAGCACAATCCATGAGCAGTCCGGCGCGCATGTCTATGAGACCGTGGAGGAGATCCGCGGGCTCGCGAAGAGCGCGCGTGCCGGTGACGAGGCGGCGGCCCGGGCGCTCGAGAAGCGGCTCGGCGAGCTGCCCGATGAGATGATCGTCCCGGTGGTGCGGGCCTTCTCGCAGTTCCTCAATCTGGCCAACATCGCCGAGCAGCATCACCGCATCCGCCGCAGCCGGGCCTGGGTGCGGGATACCCAGACCGGACCGCTGCGCGGATCGCTGGAGGAGTTCTTCAAGCGCATGGAGGCCTCCGGCAACAACGACTCCCTCCACGAAACGGTGGCGAGCCTCGACATCGAGCTCGTTCTGACCGCCCATCCAACCGAGGTGATGCGCCGCTCGCTGCTGCAGAAATACAATCACATCGCCGAGCTGCTCGGGGATGGCGATCGGCTCGATCCGACACCGGAGGAGATCGAAGAGGTCCATCAGTCACTCAAGCGCGAGATCACCGCCGCCTGGGAGACCGATGAAATCCGCCGCCGGCGGCCGGCTCCGCAGGATGAGGCCCGTTGGGGACTGGCCGTGATCGAACAGACCCTCTGGGACGTGGTGCCGCATTTCCTGCGCCGCCTCGACCGCAACCTCCAGCGCCAGACCGGTAAGCCGCTGGCACTGGATGCAGCACCCATCCATTTCGGCTCCTGGATGGGCGGTGACCGGGACGGCAACCCCCGCGTGACCTCCACCGTCACTCGTGAGGTCTGCCTGCTCAATCGCTGGAAGGCGGTCGAGCTCTACGAGCGCCAGATCAACGAATTGGTCGAGGAGCTATCGCTGCAGTGCGCCAGCGACGAGCTGCGTGGCTGGGTGGGAGACGCCTGGGAGCCCTATCGTACCGCGCTCAAGGCGGTACGGGACCGGCTGGTGGCCACCCGCCACGGCTCCCCCCCCCCCCCCCCCGGGGGGGGGGTGGGGCCGGGGGCCACCCGCCACTGGCTCGACGCCCGGCTCGCCGGTCGGCGGCCGACGGACGGACTGATCTACTGGCGGACCGACGAGCTGCGCGAGCCGCTGATGATCTGTTATCGGTCGCTGCACGAGAGCGGTGCCGGCATGATCGCCGAGGGGCGGTTGAAGGATCTGCTGCGCCGGCTCTCAGTCTTTGGACTGACCTTGATGCGGGTCGATATCCGTCAGGAATCCACCCGCCATACCGATGCCCTGAATGCCCTGACCGAGGCGTTGGGGATCGGCAGCTATGCCGTCTGGGACGAACAGGAACGCCAGCGCTTTCTGATCCGCGAGCTCGGCAGCCGCCGGCCGCTGATTCCACGCGACTTCGAACCCGACGAGGAGGTCGCAGAGGTGCTCGACACCTGCCGCGTGATCGCCGAGATGGGCTCGGATTCGCTGGGTGCCTATGTCATCTCCATGGCCTCGAAGCCCTCCGACATCCTCGGTGTCAAACTGCTCCAGAAAGAGGTGGGCGTGCGCTCGCCACTGCGCGTGGTGCCGTTGTTCGAAACGCTGACCGACCTACAGGGCGCACAGACCTGTCTCGAGCAGCTGATCGATATCGACTGGTATCGCGAGCATATCGACGGCGTGCAGGAGGTGATGATCGGCTACTCCGACTCGGGCAAGGACGCGAGTCATCTCACCGCCGCCTGGGCGCTCTACCAGACTCAGGAGCAGTTGGTGGAAACCGCCCGTCGTCAGGGCATCAACCTCAAGCTCTTCCATGGTCGCGGTGGCTCTATCGGCCGTGGGGGCGGTCCCACCCATGCCGCGATCCTCTCCCAGCCCCCGGGTTCAGTGGACGGCCGGCTGCGGGTCACGGAACAGGGAGAGGTCATTCAGGCCAAATTCGGGCTGCCCGGCATCGCCGAGCGTAACCTCGAGCTCTACATCACCGCGGTCGCGGAGGCCACGCTGGTGCCACCGAATCCGCCCGAGAGTGGCTGGCGCGAGATCATGGACCGGCTGGCGGAGCGTTCCTGCGAGGTCTACCGCGACATGGTCCGCGAGACGCCGGAGTTCATCGAATACTTCCGCCACGCCACGCCCGAGCACGAGATCAGCCATCTGGCCATCGGCAGCCGTCCGGCACGACGCAAGCCGACCCAGGGGGTCGAGAGCCTGCGCGCCATTCCCTGGATCTTCGCCTGGACGCAGACGCGGCTGTTGCTGCCCGCGTGGCTGGGCGCGGGCAGTGCGCTGGCGGAGAGCCTGGACGCCGGTCGTCGTGACACCCTGCATCATATGTACGAGGCGTGGCCGTTTTTCCGGGCGTTCATCGACATGATGGAGATGGTGCTCGCGAAGAGCGATCCAGCAGTCAGTGCCTGGTACGACGCGCGTCTGGTCCCGCAGGCTCTGCACGGGCTTGGTGAGGGCCTGCGCGAGCGGCATGCCGAGACGCGCCATACCGTGCTCGAGGTCAGCCAGCATGACGAGCCGCTGGATGACGCCCCGGTCGTGCAGCGCTCGGTGGGTCTGCGCAATCCCTATGTCGATCCGCTCAACCTGCTGCAGGTTGAGCTCCTCGACCGGGTCCGGCACGGCCACGAGGAAGACCTGCGCGATGCGCTGATGATCTGCATCAACGGCATCGCCGCCGGCATGCGCAATACAGGATAG
- a CDS encoding glutathione S-transferase N-terminal domain-containing protein — MEKPTHLALYEHDLCGFCQMVRRSTQDLGLELESRNILREPDRRQELIDGGGKGMVPCLRLEYPDGRVEWLYESADIVDYLKRLDAEG, encoded by the coding sequence ATGGAAAAACCCACCCATCTCGCCCTCTACGAGCATGACCTCTGCGGCTTCTGCCAGATGGTCCGCCGCTCCACCCAGGATCTGGGTCTGGAGCTGGAGTCGCGCAATATCCTCCGTGAGCCTGATCGTCGTCAGGAGCTCATCGACGGTGGCGGCAAGGGCATGGTCCCGTGTCTGCGCCTTGAGTACCCGGACGGGCGTGTCGAGTGGCTCTACGAGTCCGCCGACATCGTCGACTACCTCAAGCGCCTCGACGCCGAGGGCTAA
- a CDS encoding TonB-dependent receptor plug domain-containing protein, whose translation MNKAIPLTALALAAGVSTNAYAQTSQTTELEPIIVSGGISPVTADEFGRSNTVITRRQIEDSGYATVQQALEAQPGVSINGTGPNDRQIRIRGGEGNHTLVLIDGVRAASGDNEFFLRGLDTSYIERIEILRGPQSVPYGTDAATGVINIITREAGDGVGFGASAEFGEGDRQSAYITRGTDNSELSLSVSNLNDEGYDFSGSGGEKDGTRWKSLNTKGSVDLTARTTAGFSFRFADARYEFDNTDDYSDFAPGADNVDGYVVDDPDKERDLTERAGSVYLQHRTPDETVSHRLRFDRTANQTDNDFASDTTTEVGQYRVQVALDQARIESSDQLLSLLLERRVDGDESETKDRENDSFGLEYQTWLSDALSVQAGLRYDDNNLFEDATTWNIAGSYFLDNGLRLHASGGRAVVNPSFFEFTGGTDEAYNSDLEAEKNLGFDVGLEAPLPGINGSADITVFRDVLEDEIVFKSGTFPDPLEYGNRDGESDRRGVELTVSASPTQSLNLQGSYTYLDATDSDDETVTRRPRNELGARAEWRLPNAATTLSGDVRYVEGLFGKEFWNEGYPQTELPDFTVVNLAAQHALTEHVDLTARVTNALDEDYQEVWGFATRGRAAFVGIRTSW comes from the coding sequence ATGAACAAAGCGATCCCTCTGACCGCACTGGCGCTGGCCGCCGGTGTGTCGACGAACGCCTACGCGCAAACCAGCCAGACCACCGAGCTTGAACCAATCATCGTCTCCGGCGGCATCTCGCCGGTCACTGCCGATGAGTTCGGACGCTCCAACACTGTCATCACCCGCCGTCAGATCGAGGACAGCGGCTACGCCACCGTCCAGCAGGCGCTTGAAGCGCAGCCGGGGGTTTCGATCAACGGGACGGGGCCGAATGATCGGCAGATTCGCATTCGCGGCGGTGAGGGGAACCACACGCTCGTGCTGATCGACGGCGTCCGCGCGGCCTCGGGCGATAACGAATTTTTCCTGCGTGGTCTGGACACGAGTTATATCGAGCGCATTGAGATCCTACGCGGTCCGCAGTCCGTCCCCTATGGCACGGACGCGGCGACGGGCGTTATCAACATCATTACACGTGAAGCGGGCGATGGCGTCGGTTTTGGGGCATCGGCCGAGTTCGGTGAGGGTGACCGCCAGAGCGCGTACATCACCCGCGGTACCGATAACAGCGAGCTATCGCTGTCCGTGTCCAACCTGAATGACGAAGGTTATGACTTCAGCGGCAGCGGTGGTGAGAAAGATGGCACCCGCTGGAAATCGCTGAATACCAAGGGATCGGTGGATCTGACGGCCAGAACGACAGCGGGCTTCAGCTTTCGGTTTGCTGATGCGCGGTACGAATTCGACAACACGGATGACTATTCCGATTTCGCCCCTGGTGCGGATAACGTCGACGGTTATGTCGTCGATGATCCAGACAAGGAAAGGGATCTCACCGAACGGGCCGGGAGTGTCTATCTACAGCATCGCACGCCTGATGAAACGGTCAGTCATCGGCTTCGTTTCGACCGCACCGCTAATCAGACCGATAACGACTTCGCGAGCGATACGACGACTGAGGTTGGGCAATACCGTGTTCAGGTTGCACTCGATCAGGCCCGCATCGAGAGCAGCGATCAACTTCTGAGCTTACTGCTGGAGCGGCGTGTCGACGGAGATGAAAGCGAGACCAAGGATCGCGAAAACGATAGCTTCGGTCTCGAGTATCAGACGTGGCTGTCCGACGCCCTGAGCGTGCAGGCGGGGCTGCGTTACGACGATAACAACCTCTTTGAAGATGCGACCACCTGGAACATTGCGGGCAGCTATTTCCTGGATAACGGATTACGCCTGCATGCGTCAGGCGGTCGAGCCGTTGTCAATCCGAGTTTCTTTGAATTCACCGGTGGCACAGATGAGGCCTATAACAGCGATCTTGAGGCAGAAAAGAACCTAGGTTTTGACGTCGGCCTCGAAGCACCGCTCCCAGGCATCAATGGGTCCGCTGATATAACCGTTTTCCGTGACGTTCTAGAAGACGAGATTGTCTTTAAAAGTGGGACGTTCCCAGACCCGTTGGAGTACGGGAATCGTGATGGGGAAAGCGATCGCCGGGGTGTGGAGCTGACGGTATCTGCCAGCCCAACGCAAAGTCTCAATCTGCAGGGCAGTTACACCTATCTGGATGCGACGGACTCGGACGATGAAACGGTTACACGCCGGCCTCGCAATGAGCTTGGCGCCCGCGCCGAGTGGCGCCTTCCCAATGCGGCCACGACACTCTCGGGTGATGTCCGATACGTGGAAGGGCTTTTTGGCAAGGAGTTCTGGAACGAGGGATATCCGCAGACTGAGCTCCCGGACTTCACCGTCGTCAACCTCGCGGCCCAGCATGCCCTGACCGAGCACGTTGATCTCACTGCGCGTGTCACCAATGCGCTCGATGAGGATTACCAGGAGGTATGGGGCTTCGCGACTCGCGGTCGGGCGGCCTTCGTCGGTATCCGCACATCATGGTGA
- a CDS encoding FecCD family ABC transporter permease — MSRLLGVLLLLLSGLFAASLVVGPAPVDSLNSLQALVAGGDTPLALVMREIRLPRAILAVLVGGSLGLAGAAMQGYLRNPLAEPGLLGISGSAALGAVLAIQSGLAAAFPLGLPLAALAGALAGVVLITLLAGRQGGTLSLILAGIAISALASAMVSLVLNLSPNPFATSEIVFWMMGSLADRSMEHVLLALPFVALGALLLLTLGRPLDAITLGEDAAEAMGMRIRRVRWQLIVGSALVVGASTAVAGTIGFVGLVVPHLIRPWVDAMPGRLLVTSALGGAAMVLLADVLVRVILPESDLKLGVVTALIGAPLFLHLIYQTRRELA, encoded by the coding sequence ATGAGTCGACTGCTGGGCGTCCTGCTGTTGTTACTGTCTGGTCTGTTTGCGGCCTCGCTGGTGGTCGGCCCTGCACCGGTTGATTCCCTCAACAGTCTGCAGGCCCTCGTTGCCGGCGGTGACACGCCCCTTGCACTGGTCATGCGCGAGATCCGTCTGCCGCGGGCCATTCTGGCGGTCCTGGTAGGAGGCAGCCTGGGGCTCGCCGGGGCGGCCATGCAGGGTTATCTCCGCAATCCCCTGGCCGAGCCCGGTCTGCTGGGCATCTCCGGCAGCGCCGCCCTGGGAGCGGTACTGGCCATTCAGTCCGGTCTGGCGGCGGCCTTTCCGCTGGGACTGCCCCTCGCCGCACTGGCTGGGGCGTTGGCGGGAGTGGTGCTGATTACCCTGCTGGCTGGCCGCCAGGGTGGCACGCTCAGCCTCATTCTCGCCGGCATCGCGATCTCCGCACTCGCCAGTGCGATGGTCTCGCTGGTGCTCAACCTCTCGCCGAACCCCTTTGCCACCAGCGAAATCGTGTTCTGGATGATGGGATCACTCGCCGACCGCTCCATGGAGCATGTCCTGCTGGCACTCCCGTTCGTGGCGCTGGGGGCGTTGCTGCTGCTCACTCTCGGGCGACCGTTGGATGCCATCACGCTGGGCGAGGACGCCGCCGAGGCCATGGGGATGCGGATCCGGCGGGTGCGCTGGCAGCTGATTGTGGGCTCGGCGCTGGTGGTGGGTGCCAGTACCGCGGTCGCCGGGACCATTGGCTTCGTGGGGCTGGTCGTGCCTCATCTGATTCGCCCCTGGGTGGACGCCATGCCCGGGCGACTGCTGGTGACCAGTGCCCTGGGCGGCGCCGCGATGGTCCTGCTCGCCGATGTCCTGGTACGCGTGATACTGCCCGAATCGGATCTCAAGCTCGGCGTTGTCACCGCGCTGATCGGTGCGCCGCTATTCTTGCATCTGATCTACCAGACGCGGCGGGAACTGGCATGA
- a CDS encoding ABC transporter ATP-binding protein, producing MTRVTFEDFSVALAGTPVISNVNLAIEPGELVGLIGPNGAGKTTLMRAALGLIPSRGACSLARLDDRSRARTVAWMPQERAVAWPIQVASLVMLGRMPYRGPGQRPSPDDRRSVADAIHQVGLTGFEKRAVTRLSAGERTRALIARALAQQTPMIMADEPIAGLDPAHQITTMETFSEIAASGRSVLVSIHDLGLAARHCTRLILVGEQRVIADGPPTAVLTPDNLARIFHIEAFLQSTDHGPVFQSLRVLGP from the coding sequence ATGACACGGGTGACGTTCGAGGATTTCTCGGTGGCGCTGGCGGGTACGCCGGTGATCAGCAACGTCAATCTGGCGATCGAACCCGGTGAGCTGGTGGGGCTGATCGGCCCCAACGGTGCCGGCAAGACCACGCTGATGCGGGCGGCGCTTGGGCTGATCCCCTCCCGGGGTGCATGCTCGCTGGCCCGGCTCGATGATCGCAGCCGCGCCCGCACCGTGGCGTGGATGCCGCAGGAGCGGGCGGTGGCCTGGCCGATTCAGGTGGCGTCGCTGGTCATGCTCGGCCGCATGCCCTATCGAGGCCCGGGCCAGCGACCAAGCCCCGACGACCGTCGGTCTGTCGCCGATGCGATTCATCAGGTGGGGCTGACGGGCTTTGAAAAACGTGCGGTCACCCGGCTGTCGGCCGGTGAGCGCACCCGGGCACTGATCGCTCGGGCGCTGGCGCAGCAGACCCCCATGATCATGGCCGACGAGCCCATCGCGGGGCTTGATCCGGCGCATCAGATCACCACCATGGAGACCTTTTCAGAGATCGCCGCCAGTGGCCGGTCGGTGTTGGTCTCCATCCATGATCTGGGGCTGGCCGCGCGCCATTGCACACGACTGATCCTGGTCGGCGAGCAGCGAGTCATTGCTGACGGCCCGCCAACCGCTGTGCTCACCCCGGACAACCTGGCCCGCATCTTTCACATCGAGGCCTTTCTGCAGTCCACCGATCACGGCCCGGTCTTTCAGTCGCTGCGCGTCCTCGGCCCGTAG